In Streptomyces sp. SLBN-118, the following are encoded in one genomic region:
- the purU gene encoding formyltetrahydrofolate deformylase — MSPRPQPGREYVLTLSCPDQAGLVHAVSGYLVRNSGNILESQQFDDRLQDRFFMRVHFDVSDPDTDVKHLRDRFGPVAEAYRISWTLRDASTPTRTLIMVSKFGHCLNDLLFRRRTGALNIDIPAIVSNHEEFEELAGTYGIPFHHIPVTKATKADAEARLLELVRELDIDLVVLARYMQILSDDLCKQLEGRAINIHHSFLPSFKGARPYGQAYDRGVKLVGATAHYVTPDLDEGQIIEQDVVRVDHSLDPDALVTVGRDVEAQVLAHAVKWHSESRVMVDGNRTVVFR, encoded by the coding sequence ATGTCCCCTCGACCGCAACCTGGCCGCGAATACGTCCTCACCCTCTCGTGCCCGGACCAGGCCGGACTGGTGCACGCCGTGAGCGGCTACCTGGTCAGGAATTCCGGCAACATCCTGGAGAGCCAGCAGTTCGACGACCGGCTTCAGGACCGTTTCTTCATGAGGGTCCATTTCGATGTGTCGGACCCCGACACCGATGTGAAACACCTTCGCGACCGCTTCGGTCCCGTCGCCGAGGCGTACCGGATCTCGTGGACCCTTCGGGATGCCTCGACCCCGACCCGCACGCTGATCATGGTGTCGAAGTTCGGCCACTGCCTGAACGACCTGCTCTTCCGCCGGCGAACCGGCGCGCTCAACATCGACATTCCGGCCATCGTCTCCAACCACGAGGAGTTCGAGGAGCTGGCCGGGACCTACGGCATCCCCTTCCACCACATCCCGGTCACCAAGGCCACCAAGGCCGATGCCGAGGCACGGCTGCTGGAACTCGTACGCGAGCTGGACATCGACCTGGTAGTGCTTGCCCGCTACATGCAGATCCTCTCCGACGACCTGTGCAAGCAGCTCGAGGGCCGGGCCATCAACATCCACCACTCCTTCCTGCCCAGTTTCAAGGGCGCACGCCCCTACGGACAGGCGTACGACCGCGGCGTGAAACTCGTCGGCGCCACGGCGCACTATGTGACGCCCGACCTGGACGAGGGGCAGATCATCGAGCAGGACGTGGTGCGCGTGGATCACTCGCTCGACCCGGACGCACTGGTCACGGTGGGACGGGACGTGGAGGCGCAGGTCCTGGCGCACGCGGTGAAGTGGCACAGCGAGAGCCGCGTCATGGTGGACGGGAACCGCACGGTGGTCTTCCGCTGA
- a CDS encoding glycine betaine/L-proline ABC transporter ATP-binding protein — translation MTPTQTELPQRRGTSQDRDAAPVISVRGLWKVFGPKADQVPGSEELCGLSRRELMDRTGCTAAVRDVNFDVSPGEVFVVMGLSGSGKSTLVRCLTRLIEPTAGAVDFEGEDIRGADPRRLRELRRRKFSMVFQHFGLLPHRRVVDNVSYGLEIRGMSKAERNKRALEVVELVGLSGYENSYPDQLSGGMQQRVGLARALAGDPDVLFFDEPFSALDPLIRRDMQNEVIRLHHEVGKTMVFITHDLSEALKLGDRILIMRDGKMVQCGTGDELVGAPADDYVREFVKDVSRAEVLTLRWIMRAPEPGDALDGPELGPDVVVREATRAVLAADRPVKVVQDGKLLGIVGDEEILAVVAGQEGGA, via the coding sequence GTGACCCCAACGCAGACTGAACTGCCGCAGCGGCGCGGCACGTCCCAGGACCGGGACGCAGCCCCGGTCATTTCCGTGCGCGGGCTGTGGAAGGTGTTCGGGCCCAAGGCCGACCAGGTGCCGGGTTCCGAGGAGTTGTGCGGGCTCTCGCGCCGGGAACTCATGGACCGCACAGGATGCACCGCCGCCGTACGGGACGTGAACTTCGACGTGTCGCCCGGCGAGGTCTTCGTCGTGATGGGTCTGTCCGGCTCCGGCAAGTCCACGCTGGTGCGCTGTCTCACCCGGCTGATCGAACCCACCGCGGGTGCGGTCGACTTCGAGGGCGAGGACATCCGCGGCGCGGACCCCAGGCGTCTGCGCGAGCTTCGGCGCCGCAAGTTCTCCATGGTCTTCCAGCACTTCGGGCTGCTGCCGCACCGCCGGGTCGTCGACAACGTGTCGTACGGCCTGGAGATCCGCGGCATGAGCAAGGCCGAACGCAACAAGCGGGCCCTGGAGGTCGTCGAACTCGTCGGCCTGTCCGGATACGAGAACTCCTACCCCGACCAGCTTTCCGGCGGCATGCAACAGCGCGTCGGTCTCGCCCGGGCGCTCGCAGGCGACCCGGACGTGCTCTTCTTCGACGAGCCGTTCTCCGCGCTCGACCCGCTGATCCGCCGCGACATGCAGAACGAGGTCATCCGCCTGCACCACGAGGTCGGCAAGACGATGGTCTTCATCACGCACGACCTGTCCGAGGCGCTCAAGCTCGGCGACCGCATCCTCATCATGCGCGACGGCAAGATGGTCCAGTGCGGCACGGGTGACGAACTGGTCGGTGCGCCCGCCGACGACTATGTGCGCGAGTTCGTCAAGGACGTGTCCCGCGCCGAAGTCCTCACCCTGCGCTGGATCATGCGCGCCCCGGAGCCCGGCGATGCCCTCGACGGCCCGGAGTTGGGTCCGGACGTCGTGGTGCGCGAGGCGACTCGGGCGGTGCTCGCCGCCGACAGGCCGGTCAAGGTCGTCCAGGACGGCAAGCTTCTGGGCATCGTCGGCGACGAGGAGATCCTCGCGGTCGTGGCGGGGCAGGAAGGCGGCGCGTGA
- a CDS encoding proline/glycine betaine ABC transporter permease, whose amino-acid sequence MAVITKTAAPVASVRRVSRRVVVAAILIAWLVLFAALRGRQTLTLAAADLTDLHRWFNSVNDSIGANRNSNPLFLYFFNEIRLVIDNLVTFIQSLISQPGAGRPVPVIGWLGVVALTGYVSWAFGNIRVAALAVAGFVFLGLQGLWQESMDTLALTLSAVFVSLLIGIPLGIWAGLSDRVNRAITPFLDFMQTMPTFVYLAPLTLFFLIGPASATIATLIYAAPPAIRITAHAIRSVPATTVEAAESLGSTRKQTLTKVLLPMSKRTVVMGVNQTIMAALSMVTIAALIDAPGLGKTVVKALQTLDVGVAFNAGLAIVVMAIVLDRVTTAAGDRVETARRRGAGRFTKWRRPLLLAGGAAAAVCVWLSHTYVWAAQFPGEAGVGSAIARSADSVTLWTQDTFGGVTNGFRDLITTALLNPFETLLTESPWWLVGVVIVTIGAVLGGWRAGATAAVCVALLVGTGVWSDSMTTLASTAVATLIVMLLGVVVGVWMGRSPLTDRLIRPSLDAGQTMPSFVYLVPFLALFGATRFTAIIAAVVFAAPVTIKIIADGVRAVPETTVEAATAAGSSTWQIITKVQLPMSRSALTLATNQGLIYVLSMVVVGGLVGAGALGYDVVAGFSQGELYGKGLAAGLAIVLLGVMFDRISQAAARRTTRAPGAR is encoded by the coding sequence ATGGCCGTCATCACCAAGACGGCCGCACCGGTCGCATCCGTACGCAGGGTCAGCCGCCGCGTAGTGGTGGCCGCGATCCTGATCGCCTGGCTGGTGCTGTTCGCCGCCCTGCGCGGCCGGCAGACGCTGACCCTCGCGGCGGCCGATCTGACGGACCTGCACCGCTGGTTCAACTCGGTCAACGACAGCATCGGTGCCAACCGCAACAGCAACCCGCTCTTCCTCTACTTCTTCAACGAGATCCGGCTGGTCATCGACAATCTCGTCACCTTCATCCAGTCGCTGATCTCCCAGCCGGGGGCCGGGCGCCCGGTGCCCGTCATCGGCTGGCTGGGCGTCGTCGCCCTGACCGGCTATGTCTCGTGGGCCTTCGGCAACATCCGCGTCGCGGCCCTGGCCGTGGCCGGGTTCGTCTTCCTCGGGCTGCAGGGACTGTGGCAGGAGAGCATGGACACGCTGGCCCTGACGCTGTCGGCCGTGTTCGTCTCCCTGCTCATCGGGATCCCGCTCGGCATCTGGGCGGGGCTTTCGGACCGGGTGAACCGCGCGATCACGCCGTTCCTCGACTTCATGCAGACGATGCCCACGTTCGTCTATCTGGCTCCCCTGACGCTGTTCTTCCTCATCGGTCCTGCATCCGCGACGATCGCCACACTCATCTACGCGGCGCCTCCCGCCATCCGCATCACCGCGCACGCCATCCGCTCGGTGCCCGCCACCACGGTCGAGGCTGCCGAGTCGCTCGGATCCACCCGGAAGCAGACACTCACCAAAGTGCTGCTGCCCATGTCCAAACGGACCGTCGTCATGGGCGTGAACCAGACCATCATGGCCGCGCTGTCCATGGTCACCATCGCCGCCCTGATCGATGCGCCCGGCCTGGGCAAGACCGTCGTCAAGGCACTGCAGACCCTCGATGTCGGCGTCGCCTTCAACGCCGGGCTCGCCATCGTCGTCATGGCCATCGTGCTGGACCGGGTGACGACCGCGGCAGGTGACCGCGTGGAGACCGCCAGGAGGCGCGGCGCCGGCCGCTTCACGAAGTGGCGCCGTCCCCTGCTGCTCGCCGGCGGCGCGGCGGCCGCGGTGTGCGTATGGCTGTCCCACACCTATGTGTGGGCAGCCCAGTTCCCCGGCGAGGCCGGGGTGGGAAGCGCGATCGCCCGCTCTGCGGACTCGGTCACGCTGTGGACGCAGGACACCTTCGGTGGAGTTACCAACGGATTCAGGGACCTGATCACTACGGCGCTGCTCAACCCCTTCGAGACGCTGCTCACCGAGTCGCCCTGGTGGCTGGTGGGCGTGGTGATCGTCACCATCGGCGCCGTGCTCGGCGGGTGGCGCGCGGGTGCGACGGCGGCGGTCTGTGTGGCCCTGCTCGTCGGGACCGGGGTGTGGTCGGACAGCATGACGACCCTGGCCTCAACGGCCGTTGCGACGCTGATCGTGATGCTGCTCGGCGTCGTGGTCGGTGTCTGGATGGGCCGCAGTCCGCTGACCGACCGATTGATCAGGCCCAGCCTCGACGCGGGCCAGACCATGCCGTCGTTCGTGTATCTGGTGCCGTTCCTGGCGCTGTTCGGGGCCACGCGCTTCACGGCGATCATCGCCGCGGTGGTCTTCGCCGCCCCTGTGACTATCAAGATCATCGCAGACGGTGTGCGGGCGGTGCCGGAAACCACGGTGGAGGCCGCCACTGCCGCAGGTTCCAGTACCTGGCAGATCATCACCAAGGTTCAGCTCCCCATGTCACGCAGCGCTCTGACACTCGCGACCAACCAGGGCCTGATCTATGTCCTGTCCATGGTGGTCGTGGGCGGTCTGGTCGGTGCGGGCGCCCTGGGCTACGACGTCGTAGCCGGCTTCTCCCAGGGCGAGTTGTACGGCAAGGGCCTCGCGGCGGGCCTGGCCATCGTTCTGCTCGGGGTCATGTTCGACCGGATATCCCAGGCGGCGGCACGGCGCACGACGAGAGCGCCCGGCGCTCGGTAG
- a CDS encoding methylenetetrahydrofolate reductase produces MTAFRSLLHHVRYEVLPARATQDKVLAHVPRDVVVTVTASPVKGLEPTLDLATRLAAHGYRAVPHVPARLLRDGAHVKEVVHRLCEAGVDDVFVPAGDADAPAGPYEGALPLLRHLAELGSPFARVGITGYPESHPLIDDDITIQAMWDKHAHATYIVSNLCFDARVLGEWVGRVRRRDVTLPVYVGVAGPVERTKLLAMAAKIGVGESTRFLARHASWFARLAAPGGYAPERLLRRSAPALTAPSAAVAGLHLFTFNQIAETERWRRAMLDRIDGC; encoded by the coding sequence ATGACCGCGTTCCGTTCGCTGCTGCACCATGTCCGCTACGAAGTACTCCCCGCGAGGGCGACGCAGGACAAGGTGCTCGCCCATGTGCCGCGCGACGTGGTGGTCACGGTCACCGCGTCGCCGGTCAAGGGTCTTGAGCCGACGCTTGACCTGGCCACCCGGCTGGCGGCGCACGGCTATCGCGCCGTGCCGCACGTGCCCGCGCGGCTGCTGCGGGACGGCGCCCATGTGAAGGAGGTCGTCCACCGGCTGTGTGAGGCAGGCGTGGACGACGTCTTCGTACCCGCCGGGGACGCCGATGCGCCCGCGGGCCCCTACGAGGGCGCGCTGCCACTCCTGCGGCACCTCGCGGAACTGGGCAGCCCCTTCGCCAGGGTGGGCATCACCGGCTACCCGGAGAGCCATCCGCTCATCGACGACGACATCACCATCCAGGCGATGTGGGACAAGCACGCCCACGCGACGTACATCGTCAGCAACCTGTGCTTCGACGCACGCGTGCTGGGGGAGTGGGTGGGCCGGGTGCGGCGGCGCGATGTCACGCTTCCGGTGTACGTGGGCGTGGCCGGGCCCGTGGAACGTACGAAGCTGCTGGCGATGGCGGCGAAGATCGGCGTGGGGGAGTCGACGCGCTTCCTGGCGCGGCACGCCTCCTGGTTCGCGCGCCTGGCGGCGCCGGGCGGCTATGCGCCGGAGCGGCTGCTGCGGCGCAGCGCGCCCGCGCTGACCGCGCCCTCGGCGGCGGTGGCGGGGCTGCACCTGTTCACCTTCAACCAGATCGCCGAGACGGAACGCTGGCGGCGGGCGATGCTGGACCGCATCGACGGGTGTTGA
- a CDS encoding FAD-dependent oxidoreductase, with product MAGPRVVIIGAGVVGAALADELSVAGWTDITVVDQGPLPATGGSSSHAPGLVFQVNSSKTMTELARYTVEKFCRLDVDGQPCFLQVGGLEVATTPERLTELHRRHGWITAWGIESRLLSPEACIELHPLVDPERVLGGLLVPTDGLAKAVLAVEAQIRRATERGVRFLARHEVLDVVHSEGQVSAVVTDQGEIPADIVVCCAGIWGPKIARMVGMNLPLTPLAHQLAWTGPVPALEGQAEEAVRPILRHQDADLYYRDRFDRIGIGYYGHRPMPIDPQDIVSVDEAEQMPSVLKFTEDDFAEAWAETQALLPATRDAKIEEGINGLFSFTTDGLPLLGESPDVKGFWVAEAVWVTHSAGVARAVAEWLVDGHCSSFDLHECDVNRFEPHQLSPEYVLARDCQNFVEVYDILHPLQPAGAPRPLRTSPFHARQQELGAFFLEATGWERPQWYEANAPLLSGRSIPTPNDWAARYWSPIVGAEAQTTRETVAMYDMTALKRLEVTGRGAAAFLQRLSTGNVDKSVGSVTYTLLLDEDGGIRSDITVARLGRDHFQVGANGNMDLDWFGRHLPADGSVQVRDITAGTCCIGLWGPLAREVLQPLADADFSNDGLKYFRAKRAHIGSVPVTAMRLSYVGERGWELYTTADMGQKLWDTLWQAARPLGGIAAGRGAFNSLRLEKGYRSFGTDMTYEHDPYEAGVGFAVKLDKGDFIGKAALERRKADVRRRLTCLTIDDPQAVVMGKEPVYDGDRPVGYVTSAAYGYTIGRGIAYAWLPTELATTGRTVHIGYFDQRVEAVIADEPLFDPSMSRLRG from the coding sequence ATGGCGGGACCCCGAGTGGTCATCATCGGAGCGGGCGTTGTGGGAGCGGCACTCGCCGACGAACTGTCCGTCGCGGGCTGGACCGACATCACCGTCGTCGACCAGGGACCCCTCCCGGCGACCGGCGGATCCTCGTCCCACGCGCCAGGACTTGTCTTCCAGGTGAACTCCTCGAAGACCATGACCGAGCTCGCCCGCTACACCGTCGAGAAGTTCTGCCGCCTGGACGTCGACGGACAGCCCTGCTTCCTCCAGGTCGGGGGACTCGAGGTGGCCACCACCCCCGAGCGGCTGACCGAGCTCCACCGCCGCCACGGCTGGATCACCGCCTGGGGCATCGAGTCCCGGCTGCTGAGCCCCGAGGCATGCATCGAACTGCACCCGCTGGTGGATCCCGAGCGGGTCCTCGGCGGCCTCCTGGTCCCCACCGACGGCCTGGCCAAGGCGGTGCTCGCCGTCGAGGCCCAGATTCGGCGGGCCACCGAGCGCGGCGTACGCTTCCTCGCCCGCCACGAAGTCCTCGACGTCGTACACAGCGAGGGCCAGGTCAGCGCGGTGGTCACCGATCAGGGGGAGATCCCCGCCGACATCGTCGTGTGCTGCGCCGGCATCTGGGGCCCGAAGATCGCCCGCATGGTCGGCATGAACCTTCCGCTGACCCCGCTCGCCCACCAGCTCGCCTGGACAGGCCCCGTCCCCGCCCTGGAGGGCCAGGCCGAGGAAGCCGTCCGGCCGATCCTGCGCCACCAGGACGCGGACCTGTACTACCGCGACCGCTTCGACCGCATCGGCATCGGCTACTACGGTCACCGGCCCATGCCCATCGACCCGCAGGACATCGTCTCGGTCGACGAGGCCGAGCAGATGCCCTCCGTCCTGAAGTTCACCGAGGACGACTTCGCCGAGGCATGGGCCGAGACTCAGGCACTGCTGCCCGCGACCCGCGATGCCAAGATCGAAGAGGGCATCAACGGCCTCTTCTCCTTCACCACCGACGGACTTCCGCTGCTCGGCGAATCACCCGACGTCAAGGGCTTCTGGGTCGCCGAGGCCGTGTGGGTCACCCACTCCGCCGGTGTCGCCCGCGCGGTTGCCGAATGGCTCGTGGACGGCCACTGCTCGTCCTTCGACCTGCACGAGTGCGACGTCAACCGCTTCGAGCCGCACCAGCTCTCCCCGGAGTACGTCCTGGCCCGCGACTGCCAGAACTTCGTCGAGGTCTACGACATCCTTCACCCCCTCCAGCCCGCAGGCGCGCCACGGCCCCTGCGCACCAGCCCCTTCCACGCCCGCCAGCAGGAACTCGGCGCCTTCTTCCTGGAGGCCACCGGCTGGGAGCGGCCCCAGTGGTACGAGGCCAACGCCCCGCTTCTTTCGGGCCGGTCGATTCCGACCCCCAACGACTGGGCTGCGCGCTACTGGTCGCCCATTGTCGGTGCCGAGGCCCAGACGACGCGCGAGACCGTGGCGATGTACGACATGACGGCACTCAAGCGCCTGGAAGTCACCGGCCGCGGCGCGGCCGCCTTCCTCCAGCGGCTGTCCACCGGAAACGTCGACAAGTCGGTCGGCTCGGTGACGTACACGCTGCTCCTGGACGAAGACGGCGGCATCCGCAGCGACATCACCGTCGCCCGTCTCGGCCGCGACCACTTCCAGGTCGGCGCCAACGGCAACATGGACCTCGACTGGTTCGGTCGCCACCTGCCGGCGGACGGCTCGGTCCAGGTGCGCGACATCACCGCGGGCACCTGCTGCATCGGCCTGTGGGGCCCGCTGGCCCGCGAGGTCCTCCAGCCGCTCGCCGACGCGGACTTCTCCAACGACGGTCTGAAGTACTTCCGCGCAAAGCGCGCCCACATCGGCTCCGTCCCCGTCACAGCGATGCGCCTTTCTTACGTCGGCGAGCGCGGCTGGGAGCTGTACACCACCGCCGACATGGGCCAGAAGCTGTGGGACACCCTGTGGCAGGCCGCGCGGCCCCTGGGCGGCATCGCCGCCGGCCGCGGCGCCTTCAACAGCCTCAGGCTGGAGAAGGGTTACCGCTCCTTCGGCACCGACATGACCTATGAGCACGACCCCTACGAGGCGGGAGTCGGCTTCGCCGTCAAGCTCGACAAGGGCGACTTCATCGGCAAGGCCGCGCTGGAGCGGCGCAAGGCGGATGTGCGGCGCCGCCTGACCTGTCTGACCATCGACGACCCGCAGGCCGTGGTCATGGGCAAGGAGCCGGTGTACGACGGCGACCGCCCCGTCGGCTACGTCACCAGTGCCGCGTACGGCTACACGATCGGCAGGGGCATCGCCTACGCGTGGCTGCCCACCGAACTCGCCACGACCGGCCGCACGGTGCACATCGGCTACTTCGACCAGCGCGTCGAAGCGGTCATCGCCGACGAGCCCCTGTTCGACCCGTCCATGTCCCGCCTTCGCGGCTGA
- a CDS encoding aldehyde dehydrogenase family protein: MADLYLDGEWRDAVAGGHREILCPADGTLAALVSEGTRADSEAAIAAARRAFDEGPWPRTPERERGALLLRTADLIERDVKEFARAESLDTGKRLVESEYDIADVVACFRYYGGIAGTSAGRVIDTGRDDAVSRITYEPVGVCGLITPWNYPLLQASWKVAPALLAGNTVILKPSELTPSTSILLMRALEEAGLPPGAANLVLGSGPEVGAPLSEDPAVDMISFTGGLDTGRRIMATAAATVKKVALELGGKNPNVVFADADFETAVDFALTAVFLHSGQVCSAGARLIVEDSLHDAFVDEVVRRAGGIRLGGPFDPQADTGPLISAQHREKVEAYVAAGLTEGAVLRCGGSRPADPALASGHYYPPTVLDECRQDMRVVHEESFGPVLTVERFSDEDDAVRIANDTEYGLAGAVWTQDAGKAQRVARRLRHGTVWINDYHPYVPQAEWGGFGHSGVGRELGPTGLEEYREPKHIWQNIQPRPQHWFRG, from the coding sequence GTGGCAGATCTGTATCTGGACGGAGAATGGCGCGACGCGGTGGCCGGTGGCCACCGGGAGATCCTCTGCCCTGCAGATGGCACGCTTGCCGCGCTTGTGTCCGAGGGAACGCGAGCCGACAGCGAGGCCGCGATCGCGGCGGCACGGCGGGCCTTCGACGAAGGCCCCTGGCCGAGGACCCCCGAACGGGAGCGCGGCGCGCTGCTGCTGCGCACCGCCGATCTGATCGAGCGCGATGTCAAGGAATTCGCACGGGCCGAGTCGCTCGACACCGGCAAGCGGCTCGTGGAGAGCGAGTACGACATCGCCGATGTGGTCGCCTGCTTCCGCTACTACGGGGGGATCGCCGGCACCAGCGCCGGCCGGGTGATCGACACCGGACGGGACGACGCCGTCAGCCGCATCACGTACGAGCCGGTCGGTGTGTGCGGGCTGATCACCCCGTGGAACTACCCACTGCTCCAGGCGTCGTGGAAGGTCGCCCCCGCTCTTCTGGCAGGGAACACGGTCATTCTGAAGCCGAGCGAGCTCACCCCCTCCACATCCATCCTGCTGATGCGGGCACTTGAGGAGGCCGGTCTTCCGCCCGGCGCCGCCAACCTCGTGCTCGGCTCCGGTCCCGAGGTGGGCGCACCGCTGTCCGAAGACCCGGCAGTCGACATGATCTCCTTCACCGGGGGCCTGGACACCGGCCGCAGGATCATGGCCACGGCCGCCGCGACCGTGAAGAAGGTCGCCCTCGAACTGGGCGGCAAGAACCCCAATGTCGTCTTCGCCGACGCCGACTTCGAGACCGCGGTGGACTTCGCTCTCACCGCCGTCTTCCTGCATTCGGGGCAGGTCTGCTCGGCCGGCGCCCGGCTCATCGTCGAAGACTCTCTCCACGACGCGTTCGTCGACGAGGTGGTACGCCGCGCCGGAGGCATCCGGCTGGGGGGCCCCTTCGATCCCCAGGCCGACACGGGACCGCTGATCTCCGCACAGCACCGCGAGAAGGTCGAGGCCTATGTCGCCGCCGGCCTCACCGAGGGCGCCGTCCTGCGGTGCGGCGGCAGCCGCCCCGCGGACCCCGCGCTCGCGAGCGGTCACTACTACCCGCCGACCGTGCTCGACGAGTGCCGCCAGGACATGCGTGTGGTGCACGAGGAGTCGTTCGGACCCGTGCTGACCGTCGAGCGCTTCAGCGACGAGGACGACGCCGTACGCATCGCCAATGACACCGAGTACGGACTCGCCGGAGCGGTCTGGACGCAGGACGCCGGCAAGGCCCAGCGCGTCGCGCGGCGGCTGCGCCACGGCACCGTGTGGATCAACGACTACCACCCCTATGTGCCGCAGGCGGAGTGGGGTGGCTTCGGGCACTCGGGAGTGGGCCGCGAACTGGGCCCGACAGGCCTGGAGGAATACCGCGAGCCCAAGCACATCTGGCAGAACATCCAACCCCGGCCGCAGCACTGGTTCCGCGGCTGA
- a CDS encoding ABC transporter substrate-binding protein codes for MIGNIITQSRPARRRAAVAGLAALSLISLAACSGAKVGESGSDKAGGDAGKCGTFNLAVNPWVGYEANAAVIAYVAQNDLKCQVTKKDLKEEVAWQGFGTGEVDAVVENWGHDDLKKKYITDQKTAVAAGATGNKGVIGWFVPPWLAKEHPDITDWKNLNKYAANFKTSESGSKGQFLDGDPSFVTNDAALVKNLKLDYKVVYGGSEAALIQAFRQAEAKKSWVIGYFYAPQWFLSEVELAKVNLPPYKEGCDADAAKVACDYPEYELDKIVSKKFADSGSPAYDLVKNFTWTNSDQNLVAKYIAEDKMTPEAAAKKWVDANRAKVDFWLKKG; via the coding sequence ATGATCGGGAACATCATCACCCAGTCGCGGCCCGCAAGACGCAGGGCAGCGGTGGCCGGACTGGCCGCGCTGAGCCTGATCTCGCTCGCCGCATGCAGCGGCGCCAAGGTCGGCGAGTCGGGGTCGGACAAGGCGGGGGGCGACGCCGGCAAGTGCGGCACGTTCAACCTTGCGGTCAACCCCTGGGTCGGCTACGAGGCCAATGCCGCGGTCATCGCCTATGTCGCCCAGAACGACCTCAAGTGTCAGGTGACCAAGAAGGACCTCAAGGAAGAGGTCGCCTGGCAGGGCTTCGGCACCGGTGAGGTGGACGCCGTCGTCGAGAACTGGGGCCACGACGACCTGAAGAAGAAGTACATCACCGACCAGAAGACCGCCGTGGCTGCCGGGGCGACCGGCAACAAGGGGGTCATCGGCTGGTTCGTGCCGCCGTGGCTGGCCAAGGAGCACCCGGACATCACCGACTGGAAGAACCTCAACAAGTACGCCGCCAATTTCAAGACCTCCGAGTCGGGCTCCAAGGGCCAGTTCCTCGACGGCGATCCGTCGTTCGTCACGAACGACGCCGCACTGGTGAAGAATCTGAAACTTGACTACAAGGTGGTCTACGGCGGCAGCGAGGCGGCGCTGATCCAGGCGTTCAGGCAGGCCGAGGCCAAGAAGAGCTGGGTGATCGGCTACTTCTACGCGCCGCAGTGGTTCCTTTCGGAGGTCGAGCTCGCGAAGGTGAATCTGCCTCCGTACAAGGAGGGCTGTGACGCGGACGCGGCCAAGGTCGCCTGCGACTATCCCGAGTACGAGCTCGACAAGATCGTCAGCAAGAAGTTCGCCGATTCGGGCAGCCCTGCCTATGACCTCGTCAAGAACTTCACCTGGACCAACTCCGACCAGAACCTCGTGGCCAAATACATCGCCGAGGACAAGATGACGCCGGAGGCGGCCGCCAAGAAGTGGGTGGACGCCAACCGCGCCAAGGTTGATTTCTGGCTCAAGAAGGGCTGA